A region from the Inhella inkyongensis genome encodes:
- the rplM gene encoding 50S ribosomal protein L13 — MKTFSAKPAEVTHEWFVIDATDKVLGRVASEVALRLRGKHKAIYTPHVDTGDFIIVLNADKIRVTGTKSEDKIYYRHSGFPGGIYATKFKDMQAKHPGRALEKAVKGMLPKGPLGYAMVKKLKVYAGDSHPHAAQQPKVLEI; from the coding sequence ATGAAGACCTTCAGCGCCAAGCCGGCCGAAGTGACGCACGAGTGGTTTGTGATTGACGCCACCGACAAGGTGCTCGGACGTGTTGCCAGCGAAGTGGCACTCCGACTGCGCGGCAAGCACAAGGCCATTTACACGCCTCACGTGGACACCGGTGATTTCATCATCGTGTTGAACGCCGACAAGATCCGTGTCACCGGCACCAAGTCGGAAGACAAGATCTATTACCGTCACAGCGGTTTCCCTGGCGGCATCTATGCCACCAAGTTCAAGGACATGCAGGCCAAGCACCCCGGCCGCGCCTTGGAAAAGGCCGTCAAGGGCATGCTGCCCAAGGGCCCCCTGGGTTACGCCATGGTCAAGAAGCTGAAGGTCTACGCCGGTGACAGCCACCCGCACGCCGCTCAGCAGCCCAAAGTCCTGGAGATCTGA
- the rpsI gene encoding 30S ribosomal protein S9, with the protein MIGNWNYGTGRRKSSVARVFIKKGTGQITVNGRPIAEYFGRQTSIMVARQALVLTNNAEAFDVKVNVHGGGESGQAGAVRLGVTRALIDYDVALKPELSKAGFVTRDAREVERKKVGLHGARRRKQFSKR; encoded by the coding sequence ATGATCGGTAATTGGAACTACGGCACCGGCCGTCGCAAGTCCTCGGTTGCCCGTGTCTTCATCAAGAAGGGCACCGGCCAGATCACCGTCAACGGTCGTCCGATCGCCGAGTACTTCGGCCGTCAGACCTCCATCATGGTGGCCCGCCAAGCCCTGGTGCTGACCAACAACGCCGAAGCCTTTGACGTCAAGGTCAATGTGCACGGTGGTGGTGAGTCCGGCCAGGCCGGCGCAGTGCGTCTGGGTGTGACCCGCGCGCTGATCGACTATGACGTGGCCCTGAAGCCCGAGCTGAGCAAGGCCGGCTTCGTGACCCGTGACGCCCGTGAAGTCGAGCGTAAGAAGGTCGGTCTGCACGGCGCCCGTCGCCGGAAGCAGTTCAGCAAGCGCTGA
- a CDS encoding serine/threonine protein kinase — translation MNLDYAELDPGRVLDALDTVGLRGDGRLLQLNSYENRVFLVHLEDGAAVVAKFYRPARWSNEQLLEEHRFALDLQADEVPLAAPLPLQACGASLLGEPPTLAQWQGLRFCAAPRQGGRAPELEDLEVLEVLGRFIARIHRVGRQREFTHRPRWAGRSPGDLAVEAVRASGCLPYELEGRWHGMVERCLQAVQQAFGAQPGLRTQRLHGDCHPGNLLWTPGGGAHFVDLDDAVTGPAVQDLWMLLSGDPAQAQQQLRALLAGYEQVLDFDRRELTLIEPLRTLRMIHHSGWIAKRWDDPAFPIAFPWFGTPNYWLDQVAKLAEQLEAMQDAPPAPPPKDDDDFVNFDGDGFA, via the coding sequence TTGAACCTCGATTACGCCGAACTCGACCCTGGCCGCGTGCTGGATGCCCTGGACACCGTGGGCCTGCGCGGCGATGGTCGCCTGCTGCAACTCAACTCCTACGAGAACCGCGTATTCCTGGTGCATCTGGAGGACGGCGCGGCCGTGGTCGCCAAGTTCTACCGCCCGGCGCGTTGGAGCAACGAGCAGCTGCTCGAAGAGCACCGCTTCGCCCTGGACCTGCAGGCCGATGAAGTGCCTCTGGCCGCACCACTGCCGCTGCAAGCTTGCGGCGCCAGCTTGCTGGGCGAACCGCCCACGCTGGCGCAGTGGCAGGGCTTGCGCTTTTGCGCCGCGCCGCGTCAGGGCGGTCGGGCACCCGAGCTGGAAGACTTGGAGGTCCTGGAAGTCCTGGGGCGCTTCATTGCGCGCATCCATCGAGTGGGGCGTCAGCGGGAATTTACCCATCGCCCCCGCTGGGCAGGCCGTTCACCCGGCGACCTGGCCGTGGAAGCCGTGCGCGCCAGTGGCTGCCTGCCCTATGAGCTGGAGGGACGCTGGCACGGCATGGTGGAACGCTGCCTGCAGGCGGTGCAGCAGGCCTTTGGCGCCCAGCCCGGTCTGCGAACCCAGCGCCTGCATGGCGACTGCCATCCCGGCAATCTGCTGTGGACACCGGGCGGCGGCGCGCACTTCGTGGATCTGGACGACGCCGTCACCGGCCCTGCGGTGCAGGACCTGTGGATGCTGCTCAGTGGCGACCCGGCTCAGGCCCAGCAACAACTGCGCGCCCTGCTGGCCGGCTACGAGCAGGTGCTGGACTTCGACCGCCGCGAGCTGACGCTGATTGAACCCCTGCGCACCCTGCGCATGATTCATCACAGCGGCTGGATCGCGAAACGTTGGGACGACCCGGCCTTCCCCATCGCCTTCCCCTGGTTCGGCACACCCAACTACTGGCTGGACCAAGTGGCCAAACTGGCCGAGCAACTCGAAGCCATGCAAGACGCTCCGCCCGCCCCGCCGCCGAAGGATGACGATGACTTCGTCAACTTCGACGGCGATGGTTTTGCCTGA
- the tyrS gene encoding tyrosine--tRNA ligase: MSSAASPEFPITDAVREALAVSLRGTQELLPEEAWVRKLARSAATGQPLRIKLGLDPTAPDIHLGHTVVLNKMRQLQDLGHQVIFLIGDFTSLIGDPSGRNSTRPPLTPEQIKANAETYYKQASLVLDPSKTEIRYNSEWSIGLGSMGLIQLSAKTTVARMLERDDFTKRYAAQTPISLHEFLYPLMQGYDSVALKSDLELGGTDQKFNLLMGRQLQQEYGQEPQCILTMPLLEGLDGVEKMSKSKNNYIGITEPANSMYAKVLSISDELMWRWYELLSFESLAAIEKLKAEVAAGRNPKEAKVALATEITARFHGAAAAAAAQEDFERRARGGIPDEMPELSLSGAPMGIGALLKAAGLVPSNGEGLRKVEQGGVRIDGVVISDKGLKVEPGTYVLQVGKRQFARVSLKA; the protein is encoded by the coding sequence ATGTCTTCAGCTGCCAGCCCCGAGTTCCCGATTACCGACGCCGTGCGCGAGGCGCTGGCTGTGAGTCTGCGCGGCACGCAGGAGTTGCTGCCCGAAGAAGCCTGGGTCCGGAAGCTGGCGCGTTCGGCCGCCACCGGCCAGCCGCTGCGGATCAAACTGGGCCTGGACCCGACAGCACCCGACATCCACCTGGGTCACACGGTGGTGTTGAACAAGATGCGCCAGTTGCAGGACCTGGGGCATCAGGTGATCTTCTTGATCGGCGACTTCACCAGCCTGATTGGTGACCCCAGCGGCCGCAACAGCACCCGCCCGCCGCTCACGCCCGAGCAGATCAAGGCCAATGCTGAGACCTACTACAAGCAGGCCAGCCTGGTGCTGGACCCGAGCAAGACCGAGATTCGCTACAACTCGGAGTGGTCCATCGGCCTGGGCAGCATGGGTTTGATCCAGCTCTCGGCCAAGACCACGGTGGCGCGCATGCTGGAGCGCGACGACTTCACCAAGCGCTATGCGGCGCAAACGCCGATCTCGCTGCACGAGTTTCTCTACCCGCTGATGCAGGGCTATGACTCCGTGGCGCTCAAGAGCGACCTGGAACTCGGCGGCACCGATCAGAAGTTCAATCTGCTGATGGGGCGGCAGCTGCAGCAGGAATATGGGCAGGAGCCGCAGTGCATCCTGACCATGCCCTTGCTCGAAGGCCTGGACGGCGTCGAGAAGATGTCCAAGTCCAAGAACAACTACATCGGCATCACCGAGCCGGCCAACAGCATGTATGCCAAGGTGCTGTCGATCTCGGACGAGCTGATGTGGCGCTGGTACGAGCTCTTGAGTTTTGAGTCGCTTGCGGCGATTGAAAAGCTCAAGGCCGAGGTGGCTGCGGGACGCAACCCCAAGGAGGCCAAGGTGGCGCTGGCCACCGAAATCACCGCGCGCTTCCATGGTGCGGCGGCGGCCGCAGCGGCGCAAGAAGACTTCGAGCGCCGTGCGCGCGGCGGCATCCCCGATGAGATGCCGGAGCTGAGCCTCAGCGGCGCCCCGATGGGCATTGGCGCCCTCTTGAAGGCCGCCGGCCTGGTGCCCTCGAACGGCGAGGGCCTGCGCAAGGTCGAGCAGGGCGGCGTGCGCATCGACGGCGTGGTCATCAGCGACAAGGGCCTGAAGGTCGAGCCCGGCACCTATGTGCTGCAGGTCGGCAAGCGCCAGTTCGCCCGCGTGAGTCTGAAGGCATGA
- a CDS encoding GNAT family N-acetyltransferase, which translates to MSAPKSANPAGDSPLRTALAALRGNWVPIRSLGRRHRRRILKHLLALGGPDRYLRFGYAASDGQIERYALSLEFGRDELLGVFNRRLELVAMAHLAYTLSGPEADTAEFGVSVLERYRGRGLGSRLFELACLHARNRNMRFLLIHALSENQAMLRIAEKAGAWVEEVAEGSVSARLHLPEDNWRSHAEQALEEGLGELDFRLKHQAKQLQDFVDSVQTEVRDLLGDDAPPPADPPPPP; encoded by the coding sequence ATGAGTGCTCCCAAGAGTGCCAACCCCGCCGGCGACTCACCGCTGCGCACCGCGCTGGCTGCGTTGCGCGGGAATTGGGTACCGATCCGCTCATTGGGCCGGCGCCATCGCCGCCGCATCCTCAAGCACCTACTGGCCCTGGGCGGGCCGGATCGCTATCTGCGATTTGGCTACGCCGCCAGCGACGGGCAGATCGAACGCTATGCCCTGAGCCTGGAGTTTGGTCGTGACGAGTTGCTGGGGGTCTTCAATCGCCGCCTGGAGCTGGTGGCCATGGCCCATCTGGCCTACACCCTCAGCGGCCCCGAGGCCGACACCGCCGAGTTTGGTGTGTCGGTGCTGGAACGCTACCGCGGGCGCGGTCTGGGCAGCCGGCTGTTCGAGTTGGCCTGCCTGCACGCGCGCAATCGCAATATGCGCTTTCTGCTCATCCACGCGCTGAGCGAGAACCAGGCCATGCTGCGCATCGCCGAAAAGGCCGGCGCCTGGGTGGAAGAGGTGGCGGAGGGCAGCGTCAGCGCCCGGCTTCACCTACCCGAGGACAACTGGCGCAGCCATGCCGAGCAAGCGCTGGAGGAGGGCTTGGGCGAGTTGGACTTCCGCCTCAAGCACCAGGCCAAGCAGTTGCAGGACTTCGTGGACAGCGTACAGACCGAGGTACGGGATCTACTCGGCGATGATGCGCCGCCCCCTGCCGATCCCCCCCCTCCCCCTTGA
- the erpA gene encoding iron-sulfur cluster insertion protein ErpA, whose protein sequence is MNAVAETLDIPAPLVFTDSAANKVAELVAEEGNPDLKLRVFVQGGGCSGFQYGFTFDEVANDDDTQMSKNGVTLLIDAMSLQYLMGAEIDYKDDLSGAQFVIKNPNATTTCGCGSSFSA, encoded by the coding sequence ATGAACGCTGTTGCCGAAACGCTTGATATCCCCGCTCCCTTGGTGTTCACGGACAGTGCTGCCAATAAGGTGGCCGAGTTGGTGGCCGAGGAGGGCAACCCGGACCTGAAGCTGCGTGTCTTCGTGCAGGGCGGCGGCTGCTCGGGCTTCCAGTACGGATTCACCTTTGACGAGGTGGCCAACGACGACGACACGCAGATGAGCAAAAACGGCGTGACCCTGTTGATCGACGCCATGAGCCTGCAGTACCTGATGGGCGCCGAGATTGACTACAAGGACGACCTCAGCGGCGCGCAGTTCGTGATCAAGAACCCGAACGCCACGACGACCTGCGGGTGCGGATCCAGCTTCTCGGCCTGA
- a CDS encoding anhydro-N-acetylmuramic acid kinase, with amino-acid sequence MRSPELYAGLMSGTSLDGVDAVLLEVSSAGPRCLAHRHQPFAPELAGELLALNQRGGEDELHRAALAANSVADAYASVLDELMVAAQVSAQAVRAAGAHGQTVRHRPELGFTLQLLNAARLAERSGIAVVSDLRSRDVAAGGQGAPLVPTFHRAVFGRTEHDVAVLNLGGMGNLSLLHADGRTLGFDTGPGNVLLDLWHQRHRGGPFDPAGAWAATGQVDGLLLERLSSEAFFSLPPPRSTGRDLFGAAWLQQHVRNEAPQDVQATLAELTAWTVANALQTHLPQAQELIVCGGGAFNTDLLGRLRRRLPGVSLVDSSERGLPPMQVEAAAFAWLAQRFMTGLPGNLPAVTGARGPRLLGALHPA; translated from the coding sequence TTGCGCTCGCCTGAGCTCTATGCCGGGCTGATGTCCGGCACTTCGCTGGATGGCGTGGATGCTGTGCTGCTGGAGGTGAGCTCAGCCGGCCCGCGCTGCCTGGCACATCGGCATCAGCCCTTCGCTCCAGAGCTAGCCGGCGAGCTGCTGGCGTTGAACCAGCGCGGCGGGGAAGATGAGCTGCATCGCGCCGCCCTGGCAGCCAATTCGGTGGCCGACGCCTACGCCAGCGTGCTGGATGAGTTGATGGTTGCCGCGCAAGTGTCGGCCCAAGCCGTCCGCGCTGCAGGCGCTCATGGCCAGACCGTGCGGCATCGCCCGGAACTGGGCTTCACCCTGCAATTGCTGAATGCCGCCCGCCTGGCGGAACGCAGCGGCATTGCCGTGGTGTCCGATCTGCGCAGCCGCGATGTGGCGGCCGGCGGTCAGGGCGCGCCACTGGTGCCGACCTTCCATCGCGCCGTGTTTGGCCGCACCGAGCACGATGTCGCGGTGCTGAACTTGGGCGGCATGGGCAATCTGAGCCTGCTGCATGCGGATGGCCGCACTCTGGGCTTTGACACCGGCCCCGGCAACGTGCTGCTGGATCTCTGGCACCAGCGCCATCGCGGCGGCCCCTTCGATCCGGCCGGCGCCTGGGCGGCCACAGGACAGGTCGACGGACTGCTGCTGGAGCGCCTGAGCAGCGAAGCCTTCTTTTCGCTACCTCCGCCCCGCTCGACCGGGCGCGACCTTTTTGGCGCCGCCTGGTTGCAGCAACACGTGCGCAACGAGGCGCCGCAGGACGTTCAGGCCACCCTGGCCGAACTGACGGCCTGGACCGTGGCCAACGCCCTGCAAACCCATCTGCCACAGGCGCAAGAGTTGATCGTCTGCGGTGGAGGCGCCTTCAACACCGACCTGCTGGGCCGATTGCGGCGCCGTTTGCCCGGCGTGAGCCTGGTGGACAGCTCGGAGCGCGGCTTGCCCCCCATGCAGGTCGAAGCCGCCGCGTTCGCCTGGTTGGCTCAGCGCTTCATGACAGGCCTGCCGGGCAACCTGCCCGCCGTCACCGGTGCCCGAGGCCCGCGCCTGCTGGGCGCCCTGCACCCCGCCTGA
- the htpG gene encoding molecular chaperone HtpG yields MSTKHTHAFQAEVKQILHLVTHSLYSNKEIFLRELVSNASDACDKLRFEALDQNALFEDQPNLEIRLIVDKEARTLTIRDNGIGMSADEAIAHLGTIAKSGTRDFMSALDEAKKGDANLIGQFGVGFYSGFIVADRITVESRRAGLDAAQGVRWTSEGTGEFEVEAIDKAGRGTDVILHLREGEDDFLQPWKLRSTVAKYSDHIGLPILLRKETWDAEKSAYVVTDEWETANKASALWTRSKSDITQEQYDEFYKTLSHDSQAPLTHTHNRVEGRSEYIQLLYIPAKAPFDLWNRDKKPGVKLYVKRVFIMDDAQELMPSYLRFVRGVIDSADLPLNVSRELLQESRDVRAIREGSTKKVLGMLEALANSEDQADKDKYAGFWKEFGAVFKEGMGEDFQNHERIAKLLRFASTHASENVSLADYVGRMKEGQEHIYFITADSLAAAQNSPQLEIFRKKGTEVLLLADRVDEWMVSHFQDFEGKTLQSIAKGAVDLGQLQDEAEKKAAEAAAEAFKPMLEKLKESLKERAKDVRVTTRLVDSPACIVVEEGDMSAHLSRLLKQAGQDAPAAKPTLEVNPEHALVKALDGHARFDDLAQVLFDQALLAEGGALEDPAAYVRRVNALLLA; encoded by the coding sequence ATGAGCACCAAGCACACCCACGCCTTCCAGGCCGAAGTCAAACAGATCCTCCATCTGGTGACGCACAGCCTGTACTCGAACAAGGAGATCTTCCTGCGCGAGTTGGTCTCCAACGCCAGCGACGCTTGCGACAAGCTGCGCTTCGAGGCCCTGGACCAGAACGCGCTGTTTGAGGATCAGCCGAACCTGGAGATCCGCCTGATCGTGGACAAGGAAGCGCGCACGCTGACCATCCGCGACAACGGCATCGGCATGAGCGCCGACGAAGCCATTGCGCACCTGGGCACCATTGCCAAGAGCGGCACGCGCGACTTCATGTCGGCGCTGGATGAGGCCAAAAAGGGCGACGCCAACTTGATCGGTCAGTTCGGCGTGGGCTTTTACTCGGGCTTCATCGTGGCTGATCGCATCACCGTCGAGAGCCGCCGTGCCGGTCTGGACGCCGCCCAGGGCGTGCGCTGGACCAGCGAAGGCACGGGCGAGTTCGAGGTCGAGGCCATCGACAAGGCCGGCCGTGGCACCGATGTGATCCTGCACCTGCGCGAGGGCGAGGACGATTTCCTGCAGCCCTGGAAGCTGCGCTCCACGGTGGCCAAATACAGCGACCACATCGGCCTGCCCATCCTGCTGCGCAAAGAGACTTGGGACGCCGAGAAGAGCGCCTATGTGGTGACCGACGAGTGGGAGACCGCCAACAAGGCTTCAGCCCTGTGGACGCGCTCCAAGAGTGACATCACGCAGGAGCAGTACGACGAGTTCTACAAGACCCTGAGCCACGACAGCCAGGCGCCGCTGACCCACACGCACAACCGCGTGGAGGGCCGCAGCGAGTACATCCAGCTGCTCTACATCCCCGCCAAGGCTCCGTTTGACCTCTGGAACCGCGACAAGAAGCCCGGCGTCAAGCTCTATGTGAAGCGCGTCTTCATCATGGACGACGCCCAGGAGTTGATGCCCAGCTACCTGCGCTTCGTGCGCGGCGTGATCGACTCGGCCGACCTGCCGCTGAACGTGAGCCGTGAGCTGCTGCAGGAAAGCCGCGATGTGCGCGCCATTCGCGAGGGCTCGACCAAGAAGGTGCTGGGCATGCTCGAAGCGCTGGCCAACAGCGAGGACCAAGCCGACAAGGACAAGTACGCCGGTTTCTGGAAGGAGTTCGGCGCGGTGTTCAAAGAGGGCATGGGCGAGGACTTCCAAAACCACGAGCGCATCGCCAAGCTGCTGCGCTTTGCCTCCACCCACGCCAGTGAAAACGTCAGCCTGGCCGACTACGTGGGCCGCATGAAGGAGGGGCAGGAGCACATCTACTTCATCACCGCCGACAGCCTGGCGGCCGCGCAGAACAGCCCGCAGCTGGAAATCTTCCGCAAGAAGGGCACCGAGGTGCTGTTGCTGGCCGACCGTGTGGACGAGTGGATGGTCAGCCACTTCCAGGACTTCGAGGGCAAGACCCTGCAGTCCATCGCCAAGGGCGCGGTCGACTTGGGTCAGCTGCAGGACGAGGCCGAGAAGAAGGCCGCCGAGGCGGCTGCCGAGGCCTTCAAGCCGATGCTGGAGAAGCTCAAGGAGTCGCTCAAGGAGCGCGCCAAGGACGTGCGCGTCACCACCCGCCTGGTCGACTCGCCGGCCTGCATCGTGGTGGAAGAGGGTGACATGAGCGCCCACCTCAGCCGCCTGCTCAAGCAGGCCGGCCAAGACGCTCCGGCGGCCAAGCCCACGCTGGAAGTGAACCCCGAGCACGCGCTGGTCAAGGCCCTGGACGGCCATGCCCGATTCGACGACCTGGCCCAGGTGCTGTTCGACCAGGCCCTGCTGGCCGAAGGCGGCGCGCTGGAAGACCCGGCGGCCTATGTGCGACGCGTCAACGCCCTGCTGTTGGCCTGA
- a CDS encoding M23 family metallopeptidase: MNWIDRLSQVLRPLEQFAARHPRALTGTLLGLIGSFGVTAFGIAPLVPNASDLPQRTVQEALPVLPLEEQLAELAQHSIGLRRHDSTRSGDTADSLLSRLGAFDSRFAAHLRSDPTAQLLLKGRAGKRVELTADANGKVQKLVARYAASSPELAQTHFSRLVVERLADGELSSRLEMGRLETSVRLASGQIESSLFAATDEAGLPDSVGSQLAEMFSGEIDFHRELRKGDRFTLVFEGLSADGEPVSWGAGAGRVLAAEFVNAGRSHQAVWFQDPQSGKASFYDFEGQNKRRAFLASPMEFSRVTSGFAMRFHPIHNTWRRHNGVDYGAPHGAPVRSVGDGIVEFAGWQNGFGNVVHLRHSGDRTTVYAHLSKIDVRKGQRVDQGQRVGAVGATGWATGPHLHFEFRVGGQHKDPRVLAKASESTPLPAHARAPFKVQVAEARGQLKVAATLGQGVTGAD; encoded by the coding sequence ATGAACTGGATTGATCGGCTGAGCCAAGTGCTCAGACCCTTGGAACAATTTGCAGCGCGCCACCCGCGTGCGCTGACGGGCACCCTGCTGGGCCTGATCGGCAGCTTTGGCGTCACCGCCTTCGGCATTGCGCCGCTGGTGCCCAATGCCTCGGACTTGCCACAGCGCACCGTGCAGGAAGCCCTGCCCGTCCTGCCTCTGGAAGAGCAACTGGCCGAGCTGGCGCAACACAGCATCGGCCTGCGGCGGCACGACAGCACGCGCAGCGGCGACACGGCCGACAGCCTGCTCAGCCGCCTGGGTGCCTTCGACTCCCGCTTCGCGGCGCATTTGCGCAGCGATCCAACCGCACAACTGCTCTTGAAAGGCCGCGCCGGCAAGCGGGTTGAGCTCACGGCCGATGCCAACGGCAAGGTCCAAAAGCTGGTCGCTCGCTACGCGGCCAGCAGCCCGGAGTTGGCCCAGACGCACTTCAGCCGCTTGGTGGTGGAGCGCCTGGCTGATGGCGAACTGAGCAGCCGACTGGAGATGGGGCGCCTTGAGACCTCGGTGCGCTTGGCCAGCGGCCAGATCGAAAGCTCTCTGTTTGCTGCCACCGACGAAGCTGGCCTGCCCGACAGCGTGGGTTCTCAACTGGCCGAGATGTTCTCGGGCGAAATCGACTTCCACCGCGAGCTACGCAAGGGTGACCGTTTCACCCTGGTGTTTGAAGGCCTGAGCGCCGATGGTGAGCCCGTCAGCTGGGGCGCCGGGGCTGGCCGCGTGCTGGCTGCCGAGTTCGTAAACGCCGGCCGCTCCCACCAAGCGGTCTGGTTCCAGGACCCACAGAGCGGCAAGGCCAGCTTCTACGACTTCGAAGGTCAGAACAAGCGCCGCGCCTTTCTGGCCAGCCCGATGGAGTTCTCGCGCGTGACCAGTGGCTTTGCCATGCGCTTCCACCCCATCCACAACACCTGGCGCCGCCACAACGGCGTGGACTACGGCGCCCCGCACGGCGCCCCGGTGCGCAGCGTGGGCGACGGCATCGTGGAGTTCGCCGGTTGGCAGAACGGCTTCGGCAATGTGGTCCATCTGCGCCACAGCGGCGACCGCACCACGGTGTATGCCCACCTGAGCAAGATCGACGTGCGCAAGGGCCAGCGCGTGGATCAGGGGCAACGCGTAGGCGCCGTGGGCGCCACCGGCTGGGCCACCGGTCCGCATTTGCACTTTGAGTTCCGCGTCGGTGGCCAGCACAAGGATCCACGCGTCCTGGCCAAGGCCAGCGAATCCACGCCGCTGCCCGCCCATGCGCGCGCGCCCTTCAAGGTCCAAGTGGCCGAGGCCCGGGGCCAGCTCAAGGTGGCCGCCACCTTGGGACAGGGCGTGACCGGAGCGGACTGA